The nucleotide window CGAAAAACCATCCGCATCGCCGTATCTCCTCCCGTATTTGCGCCTTTCTCGCAAATAAGTATACTTGTGTTCTTGTATACAAGTCAAGGATCAAATACGGCCCACGGCGGCCGAAAATCAAGGCGGCCCCGCCGGGATGAGGCGGGACCGCCCTCTTTGTGCGAGGCAAGTCTTGCGATTGGCTGAATCGGGCTTGTTTAACCGGATCTTTTGATGAGTTCCCATTGCACCATTCCGTTTTTAACGCCTGTTCTTTGCATTCCCAATTTCTCCAGAACCTTGATCGACGGCATATTCTCTTGATCGCACTCCGCCACAACCTTTTTTACTTGGGGCGAAGAGAACGCCCAATTTAGAAGGGCGCGAACCGACTCGGTCGCGATACCCTTGTTCCGCATTTCAGGGAGTATGCCGTACCCTGCTTCTACCGTACCTTGATGATCGGGTTTTCTTTTAAAGCCGATGTCGCCAACCGCTTGATCGTTCTCGGCCAAAGTTACAAGCCACACCCCCCAGCCGAATAATTCGGGATCTTTCTTAAGGTTTTCCATATATTCGACGATGTGTTCGCCTGCCGGATACGTTTCAGATACCCGGCCATAGTTCTCCGGGCCAATAGCGGTAATGATCAGACGTTCCGTTTTGATTTGCAAAGTAAAAAGTCCTTCCTGCGGGAGA belongs to Paenibacillus thermoaerophilus and includes:
- a CDS encoding GNAT family N-acetyltransferase, with translation MQIKTERLIITAIGPENYGRVSETYPAGEHIVEYMENLKKDPELFGWGVWLVTLAENDQAVGDIGFKRKPDHQGTVEAGYGILPEMRNKGIATESVRALLNWAFSSPQVKKVVAECDQENMPSIKVLEKLGMQRTGVKNGMVQWELIKRSG